In Flavobacterium sp. N1736, the following are encoded in one genomic region:
- the pdxH gene encoding pyridoxamine 5'-phosphate oxidase: protein MNDLSNYRKSYEKSELLETNIPEDPINLFNRWFHEVEDFGASGEVNAMTVSTIGLDGFPKSRVVLLKKFSEEGFIFYTNYNSEKGKAIAANPHVCLSFFWQEMERQVIIKGIAQRTSENISDGYFDSRPDGSKLGAIVSNQSEVIPSRTFLEENLKKLEAEFEGKSIPRPENWGGYLVTPLEVEFWQGRPNRLHDRIRYQSQSDFSWKIERLSS from the coding sequence ATGAATGATTTAAGCAATTATAGAAAGTCTTACGAGAAAAGCGAATTATTAGAAACTAATATTCCCGAAGATCCCATTAATCTTTTTAACCGATGGTTTCATGAAGTAGAGGATTTTGGTGCAAGCGGAGAAGTAAATGCGATGACGGTTTCGACTATTGGTTTGGATGGTTTTCCGAAATCGAGAGTTGTCTTATTGAAGAAATTCTCAGAGGAAGGATTTATTTTTTATACCAATTATAATTCGGAAAAAGGAAAAGCAATTGCGGCAAACCCGCATGTTTGTCTGTCTTTTTTTTGGCAGGAAATGGAACGTCAGGTTATTATTAAAGGAATTGCCCAGAGAACTTCTGAAAATATCTCAGACGGTTATTTTGATTCTCGTCCTGACGGAAGCAAATTGGGCGCTATTGTTTCGAACCAAAGTGAAGTCATTCCGTCAAGAACTTTTCTGGAAGAAAATTTAAAGAAATTAGAAGCAGAATTTGAAGGAAAATCAATTCCGAGACCGGAGAACTGGGGAGGATATTTAGTAACTCCTTTAGAAGTTGAATTCTGGCAGGGAAGACCAAACAGATTACACGACAGAATTCGTTATCAAAGCCAATCTGATTTCTCCTGGAAGATTGAACGCCTATCTTCTTAG
- a CDS encoding CAP domain-containing protein has product MKKMICSIATFIVISITMNSCTADTAEGSQEDTATTEQTLVTSYAYNDAELETMKLINEYRVSIGLNALEKINHISYKCEEHNKYMIENNVVNHNDFVARSENIMKLLGAKKVGENVAYNYKTSAAVVKGWLESAGHKENIEGNYTHFGLAVTTDASGKKYYTNIFAKI; this is encoded by the coding sequence ATGAAAAAGATGATATGCAGCATCGCGACGTTCATTGTAATAAGCATTACAATGAACTCGTGTACTGCTGACACTGCCGAAGGAAGTCAAGAAGATACTGCCACTACAGAACAAACTCTTGTTACAAGCTATGCGTATAACGATGCAGAGCTGGAAACCATGAAATTAATAAACGAATATAGAGTAAGCATTGGTTTAAATGCGCTTGAAAAAATCAATCATATCTCTTATAAATGTGAAGAGCATAATAAATATATGATCGAAAATAATGTCGTAAACCATAATGATTTTGTAGCGCGTTCTGAAAATATCATGAAATTATTAGGCGCAAAAAAAGTAGGCGAAAACGTTGCTTACAATTATAAAACATCTGCAGCTGTTGTAAAAGGCTGGTTAGAAAGCGCTGGACACAAAGAGAATATCGAAGGAAATTATACTCATTTTGGTTTGGCTGTAACGACAGATGCTTCCGGTAAAAAATATTACACGAATATATTCGCTAAAATTTAA